TGATGACTCACGGTTaagaagtacatgtatcagCCATACGGTTCTCAACAGCTCGAGTTTATTGGAAAAGGTCAACCCATTCACTTTAGCCTGTTATTCGtactctttctctccattACATCTCTTTTCTTACTCTGTTTTCTCGTGTGATCTTATGTGCAACTTGAAAGTCTTAGCTCAGTCCTCTAGGTTAGTGCACAGTAACGGAAAACCTGGGTATCTTCTATGGAAGTATTTAGATGTAGCTTTACAACACGCACCGATAGAGCTTTGCTGAATATGTAATATCACAGCTGAAATATTATTCTTGTTATGATTCGCTTTTtttaaagaaggaaatgaaTTGTATACTGGACAGATTTTGTatgtattttattattatagtcaCGAAAAAATACATATAGTCTACCCCAAGACTACCCTACTCAGAAGGAATATGAACAACTCCAACACCATCCTCAATCGAAATTTTAGTCCCAAATGGCTCAGAGTACTCGCAAAGTCGGCCAAGAATCTCATTGGCAACCTCAAGAGTGGGCTTTGTGGGCGTTCCAGTCATAGATCCACTGCGAGGAGTTTTCCCCAAGTCTGCCGGATAGACCAACACACGCGACAACTTTCCATCAGCGTAGTCAGCCGATATGAGCAGCGCCTCTCTATTTTCCGACTCATTCAGCCAAGCCCAGCGCATTTCATTGGCCTCGCCGTCTCCAACAATAGGGCCCTCCAGGGAGGCCGGAGCTCGtccggcggcatcgtcgcgCCATGAGCGAAACTGAGGGTTCTGGAAAACAAAGTTGGAGATGCCGTAGAATATTGGCTTTCCCTTGTATATCTCAACTCCCTTGAGCGTATGCACGCCGTggccgaagaagaaatcgGCGCCGTTTTCGATAACTGCACGGGCAAACTTGATCTGATAATCTGTCGGATAATGGTCGAAGGAGTAGTGTTGGAAAGAGAAACGGTTTTGGTGCCAATGGATGGTAACGCTGAGAAAATCCGAAAATTGTTTCCCAGTGCGAACCTCACGAAGAATGTCGCGGAAATCCTGGGGCTCCATCTCATAGCTGTACTCTCCTATCTTAGGGCCGACTCGGAAATGAACGCCAAAAGCATCGAGAGTCTCAGAGCTGTCATTCGTATCGACGCCTGCAATGGATCTCAGCTGTTGCATTTGCTCAGCGGTGACGCTCTGGTAAACATTCAGACGGACTGAGTTATTCTTATAGGTAATCGTCCCCTTCGAGTTCAGGTGGTGTTCCAAGCGCCGTTTAATGCTGTTAATCTCTTCATCGGCGTCAGCGCTGGCGTTTTTAACCCTGAATTGGCGTCCAAAAACAAGAACAGATCCTTCGGGGTCTGCATTAGGCAGGCCAATTGGCATCTTAACTTCCGCACGCCGAGCAAGAAGGCTATCGCGCATTGCTCTCAGCCGGGCAAGCTGGTCTGGTGCCACAACAATTGGGTCTCTTGCGGATATACCAAACAGCTGAGAATGATCTTCTGTTTCGGCATACGCTCCGATGAAACCCACGATACCTTTAGGGGTGGTTTTGAATCGGGCAAGTCTCGCCTCTGCAGTATTGTAGTCGGTGCCAACATACTCAATACCCACGCGGCGAAGTTGCTCAAAATTTTGGACAAGACCAGCATCACCACAATCGAATGTATGATTGTTAGCTTTCGTGACCATATCGATGCCCATATCTTTCCAGTCATCCACGACGTGCTTGTCGGCTTCCATGTGGGAGATGGGGCCGCGAAATGTAAGGCGATCCACGACTGTATTTTCGTTGTTGGCAAATGTGATGTCGGATTTTTGCATCAGCTGGACAAGAGCTTGGATATTGGGGTCAGTCCTATTGGAAAAGGGCATCGTTTGAATCATGTCTCCGACAGCCACGACATTGAAAGGCTCCTTGATGCGCAATTGAAGCTCGCTTTCCTTGTCCCGAAAGCTGGATGGCTTCCGTAGCGTGAGTGAGATGGGCATTTTGTATAAGCTATTCGGAGATCTGAGTGGTGATGTGAATGAAGATactgaaaagaaagaaagatggaatTGTGGCCGAGATTTAGCACCAATTTatatcttttcttcctccaacATGCTCGCCCTCTGCCAATGCGGCTACATCCTTTGAAGGCGGATTTGAGTGAAAGTTTCCGAACTCCGTGTCGTATTCAGGAGATAAGTATCGGACTCCTGCTTTGTTCCTACGAAAGTCCGATGTATTGAGAGTCTGGGCAGCGAGTTGCCATCAAAAGTGGCTGATGGTTGATAGATTACGTAGACCGCTCGAATTCGTAAGGGGGACAAGCATCTCCTTAGCACGTTTCCACTGTTTTTATACTCAAAAGGGGGCGTATGTCAGTTAAACTAACACAGGTTGATCCTATCACCTTTGGCATACCTTTAATAGCTCAACGTTATACTATTATACTACTTACTAGACAGTATCGTGGACAAGGGAAAATTACCACTTTGGGCATTCTTCTGAATCCTTGTTGAGCTACTGCGGCCATCGCGATAATTACCTATTCTGGCAAGATGCACAGCCCACCTTTTGCCCCATGAATATTGTAGCGCAGCGCTAAACTCCTCATTCTTCTACACTATTATTCTTGGCCTATTGAGTTTCACGGCTTCAAGTCTCAGCTACTTCTGCATGTCACGTCCGGCAATTCGGATCTGGGGTTGCCGGCACGTAGAACCCCAGGTTTTGGTGCTCCTATAATGGATTCAATAGTATCTTACCCAAGAGCAATGCAGCTCTCTATATAAAAGCAATAGATATTCTGTTTTTGACGCTCATCTTCGTTGCCTGCTATTACAATCTCCAAGTCATTTGAGCTATATCATACCATGAGTTCCACGGAAGTCAACATCGAAAAAAATGAAGTTGCGATCAAGTACGTCGATGACGGATTTGTAGCGACTGATCCAATTCAAACgctcaacaagaagaagttaCAAAATGGCCTGCTTCTCAAAGTCGATATCATTCTAGTTGGGATGATATCTCTAATCATGCTCGTGAACCAATGGGTGGGCAGCAGAAAATCTAATCATCCGCAAAAGTTTCGTTTTAACAAGTTGGCTGCTTAGGACCGAGGAAACATTGGAAACGCCCGCCTCATGGGCCTACAATCTGATCTCCACATCACGAACGGCCAATTTTACAACGTTCTTTCTTTGTATTGTAAGACCGAGCTAATGAATATTGTTTCTCTCGTGATGGCTAACCCGTTTCAGACGTTGGCTATATGCTCTTTATTATCCCTGCCTACCTTACTGTTCGTTCCTTCAAAGCGAATCGACAGATTGGAGGCTGCGTTATCCTATTTGCAACATTTTCGTGCTGTacggcagcagccaaaaaCGCCGCTACGGTCCTTGCACTTCGAGTACTGATTGGAGCCGCTACTGCCTTCCTTCAATCCCTAAGCTTATACACGAGTCTTTGGTATAAAAGAGATGAGGTGGCAACTCGCTCTGGTAAATCAACCCATGTTCAAGGTATAGCCAAGTACTGACGTGATAGGGCTCTTTTACTCTGCTTCGACCATCGCCGGAGGCTTCAGTGGCCTTATTGCATATGCCATACAACAGAATCTGGACGGATCCTTGGGATACGCAGCATGGCAGTGGTTATTTATCATCCAAGGCTGTGTTGGTATCTTTGTCGGCATATGCTCCTGGATATTGCTACCTAATCCTCCGGATCAAATTCAGGGCAAGAAACATTGGTTATTTTCTCAAGAGGAAATTGAACTCGCTGTAGAGCGTCTCAAGAGTAAGAACTCGGTGGCGATCTagatgaaaacaaaacagcTAACTCAGAATAGCTTATAACACGGTCGGAGCCGGATTCGATTGGGTGCAGGTGCTAGTTGCCTTTAAAGATCCCAAGTTATACCTTTTCTCGTTGATCAACATCGGGATATCTCTGTCCCTCTCGTCTATAAGCTCATTTTTGCCGACATTTATCAATGACTTTAACTACTCGCCTGGTAAGTCTTCTTCTAGATTTAAACTCCATTCGCTTATAGTTTTCAAGTTCAAACACAgctcttttccatcatccCGTACGCGTGTGCCTTCGTCACCCTTCTCGTCCTCAATATTGCCTCCGATCGGTTGAACATAAAAGCGCCATTTTTGATGCTGTGCCACACAATCTGCATCGTGGGTTACATTATCCTAATGCTGGTAACGAATGATAAAGTCAAGCTATTTGGCACTTGCCTTATAACTACTGGAGTCTTTCCGTCTTTCACCATAGTTGGCGCCTGGACAGGGATTAACATTGGTGGATTTACCAAGCGGGCAATTACTTGGGCCGTCACCCAAGTGGTTGGACAGTGCTTTTCCATCATGGCATCTCACATCTACACGGATCCTCCTCGCTACCTCAAAGGCCACAGCATTTGTTTGGCATTTCAAGTTGTGGCATTGCTTTCGACTTGCGTTGTGTGGTTTTGGATGCGACGTCTTAACGAGAAGAAAGATCAAGAGGCGGAGCACCATCGCACAGCTGGAACTATTGACCCACAGTCTTCTCTGTCGCTTGAGGAAGCATACGACTACCACCCCAACTTTCGCTATATCTTGTGaacaaagagagcaaaagcaTTATTTCAGTGGATTTGATCCTCTTGTTTCATTTGGCTTAGCTGGTGAAGCTTATTGCGAACGTCGAACGAGGACGATGAAATCTGACTTTCTGTTGTGGGGTTGGAGGTAACTGAGGCCCAGGTTGACTTGAGGCATTTGGCAGACCTGATAAATGACTTGTATAGCTGCTTTTATTTTCATCATAATCATTACAAACGCACAAAAACCATATTCTCTCTCGTCATTATGCACGACTATTTCTCAGACATGTGAAGCCCACGCGTTGCCCGTAGCAGGTTGTCATGCATAGCGTAAGCGCTGTTAAATATAGACACAATGATGTGTTGCATTTGTAATGCTACTCCggctctcctcttctgttcCGTACTCAGAGTTGTGTAAGTTCTGAGTTTTTTCGCCTTCTCAACTGAGCAAATcaatacctacatgtacacatTGCGCGAAAGATGTAGCGAGAAAACTGCCAAGTTGACGCCACTGAAATGCCGGCTCCAGGCTAAGTGTAACTATCTGTTACTACCAGTAGTCGTTCTGCAAGGTTCAGCCGGCAACACGAAACAGCCCGTTATTACTAAACAGTCGTCATTGCTGGGCGCCCGCTAGGTGCACGGGACCGTACAACCGCACGGGACCCTTAGTCAGCAAAAGCCCGCTATAACCGCTATAATAAACCACtgtaatatttaatattatagcGCAGGAGCAATCTAGTCCAGAACGACCATAGGGAGTAAAGGTGTTGCTGGATTATTGACTAGAGCGGTCATCACCTATAATCCTCATCTGCAGTAGTATATTTAGGACTAAAACTCACCGCTGCAGATAAGGATTATAGGTGATAACCGCTCTAGTCAACAATCTAGCAACACCTTCACTCCCTATGGTCGTTCCGGACTAGATTGCTCCCGCGCTATCTTACAGCGGTTATTATAGCGATCTTACAGTGGTTGTTATAGCAGGCTTTTTGCTTACATAAGGGTCCCGTGCGGTTGTACGGTCCCGTGCGCCTAGCCGGCGCCTCATTGCTGTGGCTTTCCCCTGGTTCATGCACACAGCACCCCACCGCTAGGCTCATCGAGCAGTGCTTTGACATTCTGTCAGCAGCCTAAGTCCACTGGAACTTCCCTTTGTTACACTCTCATTGCAGAAGCAAAACAGAAACATGAAGCCATTTGGTACACCGCCAAGATTCAAAACTCAGCGGAACTAGAGCCGCGAGCTGGAATATATCAGACTCATCAAAACTGAGACCACTGCAACCTCCGTTTTCAAGGCAATGTCTGCTATAATCGTCCGCCGTCCGCCGCGCAGCAAAGGCTGCAAGCAGTGCATTTCACGGCGCGTCAAGGTACGTAAAGTGTCCGTATCCTTCTCATCACTCACAACATAGCTGCCCTTGATTGTCTGTTGAACATCTGAAACTAACTCGATTGGCGCAGTGCGATGAGAGACCTGGATGCTGCAAACAATGCGCTCGTTTTGGATTGTCTTGCTCAGGGGCAATTCGCGGGGCAGTCTTTCTCGACATGACTGAGAAGGTATCCTGCAGTAtgttgaagccaaagaagaagaggaaaaggaagacgcATAGCACGCGAAAAGCCACAGAAAATCCAGGATATGAGTTTATCACCGAAGATGAGATCGCAACATGCTATGTCAGTGTCGAGGAGAGCAGCTGTTCAACAACCCCGTCATCCTACGGTCGTATGGCGGAAAGCGAAGATTCATCCCTCGACCTTTGTCAgtctggcgatgaagatAGAGGCGACATATTTCACAGTGGCATGATGGACACATCGATTACTGGGCTCTCACTTCCTCTCGACAGCGATCAATTCTCCAACTCAGACGTCTTAAACGACGGCGCATCTATTCCGCCGGCTCTTGTCACCTCCGCTTACGATGAATACTGCTTTGTGAGCAAATTCACCCAGACGCTTACTAGCTCACGCCGGAACTATTCCACTCTTAGACCAGAATCTTGGATACCCAAGCTTCCTTTCCTTGTTGCGACGAATTCGTTACCCTGTCCACTCAAGTATGCGCTACATGCCGTTGCGCTCTTGTACCATGCCGTCACTCGTGATTCTAGAGCTGAAAGGCTCGCCATTACATATTACCTCGCTGGCATAAAGAGCTATCGCTCTGTGGTACTTGGCAACCAAGCAGGACAATCACCGACGACTTCGGTATCGGAAGAAGATACAGTTTCAGAAATGCCTCATTCAGCGGATATTGTGGCAATTTGTGGCCCAGTGCTATTCTCATTCTACGAATCGCTTCAAGGCGCCGGATCTGACGCGGAGCTGCTCCATCACTCAGTAGCTGTAGAGATGTTGCAGGTTCGTGGTCCTGATAAATGCGTTGATGGCCTTGCTCATAGTGTGATGCGGTCGATGAGGGTTAAAGAGGTGAGATGTTACAAATCCCTATGCATATACTATGTGGCCATTGTTCACTGACTAGTTGTCCACCACCAGGCATTTCATTCCATTATGCAAAACCGATCTGCCAATTTTTCTTCGCCTGAATGGCTATCTATACCGTTCCAGAAAAAGCACAAGATTTGCTACGACAGACTAATTGATATCCTCCTCTCTTTCACAACGACACTACGCCTTCCGAATATGAATCAGAAAGGCGCAAAGTTGAGAAGCTCGATACACCGCATCCACGATCTGCCCACAGCTCGCAAAAGCAAGATTGAAGAGAGAGCAATGATGCTTCTGGAACAATTACAACACTGGTGGTTAGAATTTCGAGACGAGCACTATGAGATTATTGCACAAAATTACGGAACCTCGCCCGCTGTTGATGCAGCCTATGTAGCCGCTGAATCCCCGTCTTCCGTCCTCCCATTATCGGGGCCTTGGATGCTAGCCAATAATGAAACACTCACTTCGAGTATGGTTTCTATATATAGCGGCATTCACATCATCATTCACTCtgttcttttcatcatctcaaTATCTAAACCCCTAGGCTCGGTTGACCCTAGCGGTCAATCGGCGGCTGATATTCACCGGGCCGCAATTTCGATGTATGCGGCGAGCGTCTTCAATGCTGCCTTGTACCTCAATATGGTTAATCCGTTTTGTGGCGATGCTATGCGTACAAAGTTCTCTATAAATATCGTTGCTCAGTTTGCGTTGGAAGACTCGCAGCGGGATGAAGCTCAGCAAATGCTCAGCCAGTGGAAGCTTCGAGGCACGGCACCACCTAGATGATCTGGAGTACAACTTGACCATGATTTGCCGTTGTTTATACTATACCACTAGTTACAGACACCAGAACCAAATGCTCTGGTGGCCTCAGGTTATATACAAAGCAGGCAAAAAATTATCTATGACGATCTATATCTGTAAGATACAAGCTACTAAAGGCACATTTGGTTTGGAATGCTAATATGCTTTCTTGCAGAGTGATTCAAATGCATCGTTTTGTCTATGGGATATAATAACAATACATGTAGACAGTCACATATACAGTTGATCCAGCATCGTAGCCTCTGCTAACTTTCACTGATCAAAGTCTCTCGCATAGAGTGCATCTCCCGGCTCATTCATGCGCGACCACAGCGTTCGCATATGGTCGTGCAAATTTCTCTTGGTTGACAAAGTTACAAGCTTCGCCTCTGCATCCTCAATCTCAACCTCTACCTCTGCGTTTTCAATCTCCAGCTCAACTATCGGGGAATCATAGTCAGCAACATAATTTAGCCTTGCAAAGCCAGCGACAACGACGCTTACCTTGAAGATGGACAGCTGTCTTCTTCCCGCTATACATGGCGTGCGGAATGTTGGTGACATTGTCCGAGTTGGCATCGCCAATGGCGAATATGCCATGGATGTTGGTTACCAGACCGTTATCCTTATCTGCAGCGAGTCTACCGCCGTATAATGCCACGCCGGTCTCTTCACCCAAGTCCGACTTTTGCGCAGTATCAAAATTAGTCAAAATAGCCGCACGAAGGGCCGGCTCGCCAGTCTCGAAGTTGAGTTGAAAGAGGTCGTGCTCAGGATTAGATGGTAGGCTGGGATCCTCGTCTCCAATTGTTCCATTGGAAAGTCTCTTGAGAGACGTAATGATACGGTTATCGATGTTTATATTGCGCAGTTTCAGATAATTCTCCCACGTGGGAAATCCTTCTTCTGCGATAGCTCTCTCCTCGGGAGTATCCGTCCCGTTGGCAAACAAGATGATATCCCGATTCAGAGTGATGATTTCGCGGACTGCCTCAACGGCTTTTGAGAAAGGCCCGAGTATTCCAAGTTGCTGGTCTGCATGTTCATGACCATCACACCATGGGCACCAGAAAATGCCCTTGCCCCAGTTCTCCGCAAATCCGGGGGTTGATGGAAGCAAGTCCCGCAAACCAGTTGCGAGAATCACTTTTCGCGTAGTGAAGACGACTTTGTTATCGCCAGGATAATCAGCCGACACTGTGAAATATGAATTGTTGGCTTCCGGCTGGATCTTGGTAACGGTGCCATTTACTAAATTGACCGTGCCGTAAGCCAGGATTTGTTTGCGAGCCAGCCATCGGAAATATGCTGGTGTGACTCCTGTTGATGGATCAGCTACCTTTACGCACGGAATGTATATCTTATCAAGTATTAATTGTAAACCTTGTGAGCCCAAAAGACTGACTCACCGTCGAATCCAATAACATCGTGCAGATGTCGAGTCTGGGCATTGCGGTATTCTCCCGAGTCGATTAACAAAACGTTTCGGCGGACACGGGCCAGACCACTGGCTGCGCTGAGACCTGCAGGCCCTCCTCCAACGATTATTGCATCATAATCAGCCTGAATTGTGAGTTGGCTGGTTCCATGGTCTGGCACAGCCTTAGAGAGCCCAGCCAAGACTGGTAGAAATGTCAAGACGCCTGATAACTTCATTTTCGAGCATGATATATCGTACGCTAATAAACCAAATCAATTTGTATTCATCTATATTCGCTTTGGAAACCGTGGCATAAGTGGGACAGAATGGCGTCTTATGCTCAAGCGCCGCCTCCGCAGAGCGTAAGATTTGCTcgatggcatcatcatcgcagACGTCACTCCCTGTATGCCCTGTCGCCAACAAAGCACGACTACTCGCCATTTACAAACACATCGCCAGACCAGCCTCATGTGCAGAGGAAACCGGCAGCTGGTACACGGCACTCATGTTGCCTGTTTAGTGTGAGACGCTGTCTCGTTGCAGTCAAGTGCCCTGGCAACTGACCCGGCAAAATGATCTCATTTTCAGTGAGGGCAGCAAATGCAGCCAGTGGGACACGCGGATGCTACCCTTTGATGCTACCTACAGATGGCGTGCGAATACATTCAAGCTGCATTTCTATACCTATACGTGCCTAACACCTGAGTCTTTTTCAGTTGAGCGAGTCGCACGTTTTCACACATGAATCCATATAGACAGGTATGACATGCGCAAATGACGTCGCTACCAAGAGGTTCGAATGATAAGACAAAGCACTGGCTCTACTTCTATCGAGCTCACTCATATCAACTCGCTTATCGTTGCGATTATAAAGTTTCCTCTTTGCCTAGGCCGTTTTCCGCTTTTAGAAGTAGAGGTATTTTCATGAAAATCACAGAAAACAGACGGAAAGATGTAAGGGCACCATGATAAGCTTGTTGACCTTGTTCTGAACCATCTGTACATTGAATGCATCCCCACTGGCGGGGTTGCgccgagaagctgccaaagtcTTCTACAGGTAATTGTTGATAGTTGTTTCTACGAGTCCGGGGCGTTAATAAAGACAAAATGACTGGCGATTGCTACTAAGATGTTGGAAGTAGGGAATATTAGACTATCACAGATTTATCGCAGCTGGGATAATAAACCGTTGCTGAGCGACATGGTAATGATGATAAAACGTTATATGTATCCCCAGATAACCTCTAACAAAGACTCGCTGGCTGTATTCGCATCCCCAATTCCAGCATTTAGATAGACAATAGTGTCGCAGCTTTCCACTTCTCGTCCGACGCCGCAAGCTCCTCTGCGGCCTGCTTCACCAGATCCACAGTCTCAGGGCCTAGGAGAAGCCGCAGGGGAGGCTCATCTTCCTTCGAAATCTTGACAATCACATCGGCCACCTTGGCCGGCTCAGACCGATAATTCTTGTATTGTTCCCGTAGCTTCTGGAACTCTCCGACAGTTTGCTGGTACGGCTCGCTGATGGTAATTTCATCTGCAAAGCCAGCCCAATCCGTCTTCATGCCGCCAGGCTCCAGCACCGTCACCTTGATGCCGAACGGTGCAACTTCTTTAGCCACAACGGACGAAAAGCCGCCAACAGCCCACTTAGCGGCCTGGTAGGCCGATAAGCCAGGAGTTGAGAGCCGGCCGCCGACGGAGGAGACTTGCAGAATGCGGCCGGACTTTTGCTTGC
This portion of the Trichoderma atroviride chromosome 6, complete sequence genome encodes:
- a CDS encoding uncharacterized protein (EggNog:ENOG41), with product MPISLTLRKPSSFRDKESELQLRIKEPFNVVAVGDMIQTMPFSNRTDPNIQALVQLMQKSDITFANNENTVVDRLTFRGPISHMEADKHVVDDWKDMGIDMVTKANNHTFDCGDAGLVQNFEQLRRVGIEYVGTDYNTAEARLARFKTTPKGIVGFIGAYAETEDHSQLFGISARDPIVVAPDQLARLRAMRDSLLARRAEVKMPIGLPNADPEGSVLVFGRQFRVKNASADADEEINSIKRRLEHHLNSKGTITYKNNSVRLNVYQSVTAEQMQQLRSIAGVDTNDSSETLDAFGVHFRVGPKIGEYSYEMEPQDFRDILREVRTGKQFSDFLSVTIHWHQNRFSFQHYSFDHYPTDYQIKFARAVIENGADFFFGHGVHTLKGVEIYKGKPIFYGISNFVFQNPQFRSWRDDAAGRAPASLEGPIVGDGEANEMRWAWLNESENREALLISADYADGKLSRVLVYPADLGKTPRSGSMTGTPTKPTLEVANEILGRLCEYSEPFGTKISIEDGVGVVHIPSE
- a CDS encoding uncharacterized protein (EggNog:ENOG41~TransMembrane:12 (i40-58o85-104i116-133o139-162i174-194o206-229i280-305o317-337i344-365o371-391i403-424o430-454i)); protein product: MSSTEVNIEKNEVAIKYVDDGFVATDPIQTLNKKKLQNGLLLKVDIILVGMISLIMLVNQWDRGNIGNARLMGLQSDLHITNGQFYNVLSLYYVGYMLFIIPAYLTVRSFKANRQIGGCVILFATFSCCTAAAKNAATVLALRVLIGAATAFLQSLSLYTSLWYKRDEVATRSGLFYSASTIAGGFSGLIAYAIQQNLDGSLGYAAWQWLFIIQGCVGIFVGICSWILLPNPPDQIQGKKHWLFSQEEIELAVERLKTYNTVGAGFDWVQVLVAFKDPKLYLFSLINIGISLSLSSISSFLPTFINDFNYSPVQTQLFSIIPYACAFVTLLVLNIASDRLNIKAPFLMLCHTICIVGYIILMLVTNDKVKLFGTCLITTGVFPSFTIVGAWTGINIGGFTKRAITWAVTQVVGQCFSIMASHIYTDPPRYLKGHSICLAFQVVALLSTCVVWFWMRRLNEKKDQEAEHHRTAGTIDPQSSLSLEEAYDYHPNFRYIL
- a CDS encoding uncharacterized protein (EggNog:ENOG41~TransMembrane:2 (i493-512o532-550i)) codes for the protein MSAIIVRRPPRSKGCKQCISRRVKCDERPGCCKQCARFGLSCSGAIRGAVFLDMTEKVSCSMLKPKKKRKRKTHSTRKATENPGYEFITEDEIATCYVSVEESSCSTTPSSYGRMAESEDSSLDLCQSGDEDRGDIFHSGMMDTSITGLSLPLDSDQFSNSDVLNDGASIPPALVTSAYDEYCFVSKFTQTLTSSRRNYSTLRPESWIPKLPFLVATNSLPCPLKYALHAVALLYHAVTRDSRAERLAITYYLAGIKSYRSVVLGNQAGQSPTTSVSEEDTVSEMPHSADIVAICGPVLFSFYESLQGAGSDAELLHHSVAVEMLQVRGPDKCVDGLAHSVMRSMRVKEAFHSIMQNRSANFSSPEWLSIPFQKKHKICYDRLIDILLSFTTTLRLPNMNQKGAKLRSSIHRIHDLPTARKSKIEERAMMLLEQLQHWWLEFRDEHYEIIAQNYGTSPAVDAAYVAAESPSSVLPLSGPWMLANNETLTSSMVSIYSGIHIIIHSVLFIISISKPLGSVDPSGQSAADIHRAAISMYAASVFNAALYLNMVNPFCGDAMRTKFSINIVAQFALEDSQRDEAQQMLSQWKLRGTAPPR
- a CDS encoding uncharacterized protein (EggNog:ENOG41~SECRETED:SignalP(1-19)) is translated as MKLSGVLTFLPVLAGLSKAVPDHGTSQLTIQADYDAIIVGGGPAGLSAASGLARVRRNVLLIDSGEYRNAQTRHLHDVIGFDGVTPAYFRWLARKQILAYGTVNLVNGTVTKIQPEANNSYFTVSADYPGDNKVVFTTRKVILATGLRDLLPSTPGFAENWGKGIFWCPWCDGHEHADQQLGILGPFSKAVEAVREIITLNRDIILFANGTDTPEERAIAEEGFPTWENYLKLRNINIDNRIITSLKRLSNGTIGDEDPSLPSNPEHDLFQLNFETGEPALRAAILTNFDTAQKSDLGEETGVALYGGRLAADKDNGLVTNIHGIFAIGDANSDNVTNIPHAMYSGKKTAVHLQVELEIENAEVEVEIEDAEAKLVTLSTKRNLHDHMRTLWSRMNEPGDALYARDFDQ
- a CDS encoding uncharacterized protein (EggNog:ENOG41~SECRETED:SignalP(1-17)), which translates into the protein MARIWFVTGSSKGLGLAIVEAVLADGDNVVATARNPDTVKHLVEKYGSDRILPLALDVVNNEQVESTVKAAVDKFGRIDVVVNNAGYAVPRALEDASIDIYRDQIDANLLGTVYVTKAVIPILRKQKSGRILQVSSVGGRLSTPGLSAYQAAKWAVGGFSSVVAKEVAPFGIKVTVLEPGGMKTDWAGFADEITISEPYQQTVGEFQKLREQYKNYRSEPAKVADVIVKISKEDEPPLRLLLGPETVDLVKQAAEELAASDEKWKAATLLSI